One Chryseobacterium wanjuense genomic region harbors:
- a CDS encoding TolC family protein yields the protein MKRINNSVIALALFIGVANANAQEKKTLTLDEAVQLGIQNSKNLKIDVAKIEEATADLLEAKNRQLPELKVSGSYMYLPLKPNVNIKLPGVSGDGGPEVHQVAYGSANLSVPIYSGGRIKYGIESAKYLVEASKLSTENNKIAVAYNVAQAYNNLFKANQSIKVLEENLTASQKRDETFLKMENNGLIARNDRLKANLQTSNIELQLLEAKNNYNIANINMDLLLGLPETTEIEVDQNYIEEGDEVKPVDFYVNEAKENRKDLQALDKQRQAAALGTKAAKAENLPSVALTGGYVAADIPKFLTIYNAVNVGVGISYNLSNIWKKNSALKQSQAREMELSATNELLNDNIKLDVNREYQNTDYSKKRIAVFEKSAEQANENYRITKNKYDNGLATMTELLDADAAQISANVGVINAKADAALAYRKLLQTTGTLTIK from the coding sequence ATGAAGAGAATAAATAACTCAGTTATTGCACTTGCCCTGTTTATAGGGGTAGCAAACGCAAATGCTCAGGAGAAAAAAACACTCACTCTTGATGAAGCCGTGCAGTTGGGTATCCAAAACAGCAAAAATCTGAAGATCGATGTTGCAAAGATCGAAGAAGCGACGGCAGACCTTCTGGAAGCGAAAAACAGACAGCTTCCGGAATTGAAAGTTTCAGGAAGCTATATGTATCTTCCGTTGAAACCGAATGTTAATATAAAACTTCCCGGTGTTTCGGGAGACGGAGGGCCTGAAGTACATCAGGTAGCCTACGGATCGGCGAATCTTAGTGTTCCGATCTACAGCGGAGGAAGAATAAAATATGGGATCGAATCTGCAAAATATTTGGTGGAAGCATCAAAATTAAGCACTGAGAACAACAAAATCGCAGTGGCTTACAATGTTGCTCAGGCTTATAATAATTTGTTTAAAGCCAATCAGTCGATCAAAGTTTTAGAAGAAAACCTTACGGCTTCTCAGAAAAGGGACGAAACTTTCCTTAAAATGGAAAACAACGGATTGATTGCAAGAAACGACAGGTTAAAAGCCAATCTTCAGACTTCAAATATCGAGCTGCAATTATTGGAAGCCAAAAACAATTACAATATTGCCAACATCAATATGGACTTATTACTGGGTCTTCCGGAAACCACGGAAATTGAAGTAGATCAGAATTATATCGAGGAAGGCGACGAGGTAAAACCAGTTGATTTTTATGTAAATGAAGCGAAAGAAAACCGTAAAGATCTTCAGGCTCTCGACAAGCAAAGACAGGCTGCAGCACTGGGAACGAAAGCTGCAAAAGCAGAAAATCTTCCTTCAGTGGCTCTTACGGGAGGGTATGTAGCGGCAGATATTCCGAAATTTTTAACGATTTATAATGCAGTGAATGTCGGAGTTGGGATTTCTTACAATCTATCAAATATCTGGAAGAAAAACTCGGCGTTAAAACAATCTCAGGCAAGAGAAATGGAATTATCTGCGACGAATGAACTGCTGAACGACAATATCAAGCTTGATGTAAACAGAGAATATCAAAACACAGACTACTCGAAAAAGAGAATCGCCGTTTTCGAAAAATCTGCAGAGCAGGCTAATGAAAACTACAGAATCACAAAAAATAAATACGATAACGGTCTTGCAACCATGACGGAATTACTGGATGCAGATGCAGCTCAGATTTCGGCAAACGTAGGAGTTATCAATGCAAAAGCAGATGCAGCGCTGGCTTACAGAAAACTATTACAAACTACAGGAACTTTAACAATTAAATAA
- a CDS encoding DNA polymerase III subunit, producing the protein MNWENIAGQENLKKLLRDSIAENRVSHAQLFVGKEGYGTLPMVLAYAKEVLSLENEHAASKVEHLNHLDLHFSFPVFTDNKNSLSKNKFEDFREMIMASPYSSYDDWTAFLESENKQLFISADEVDDQNQKFSLKSFEGGTKILVVWRADKMNVAASNKFLKFLEEPPAKTIILLTAESTNDILPTILSRTQIVEVPRINDEDIEAYLKKNFNVSDDKIKEIVHEAQGDLNDALKLLQSGNKSDEFEKLFVQWVRDAFMVKKKPEFLKSIILWAREIAGWNREKQKNFLNYCSEIFRLALLQNYQSESLVYKKIDANGFNWVGFSKFISGANIESILEEISTADLHLTRNGNPKIVWTDLGIKLSRHIHKNS; encoded by the coding sequence ATGAATTGGGAGAACATTGCCGGACAGGAAAATCTGAAAAAACTTCTGAGAGACAGTATCGCCGAAAACAGAGTAAGCCACGCCCAGCTTTTCGTAGGAAAGGAGGGTTATGGTACTTTGCCTATGGTTTTGGCCTATGCAAAAGAAGTGTTAAGCTTGGAAAATGAGCACGCCGCTTCGAAGGTTGAACACCTCAATCACCTTGATCTGCATTTCAGTTTTCCGGTTTTTACGGACAATAAAAATTCTTTAAGCAAAAATAAATTTGAAGATTTCAGGGAAATGATCATGGCTTCTCCATATTCGAGCTATGACGATTGGACGGCTTTTTTGGAGTCTGAAAACAAACAACTTTTTATTTCCGCGGATGAAGTGGATGACCAGAATCAAAAGTTTTCATTAAAAAGTTTCGAAGGCGGAACTAAAATTTTAGTTGTCTGGAGAGCTGATAAAATGAATGTCGCTGCATCCAACAAATTCCTGAAATTTTTGGAAGAGCCACCTGCAAAAACCATTATTTTACTGACTGCAGAGTCCACCAATGATATTTTGCCAACAATTCTTTCGCGGACACAGATCGTGGAAGTTCCGAGAATCAATGATGAAGATATTGAAGCGTATCTGAAAAAGAATTTCAATGTTTCTGATGATAAAATAAAAGAAATCGTGCATGAAGCGCAAGGCGATCTGAATGATGCTTTGAAGCTTTTGCAGTCCGGAAATAAAAGCGATGAATTTGAGAAATTGTTTGTTCAGTGGGTTCGTGATGCTTTTATGGTAAAAAAGAAACCTGAATTTTTGAAAAGCATTATTCTTTGGGCAAGAGAAATTGCAGGCTGGAATCGCGAAAAACAAAAGAATTTTCTAAATTATTGTTCGGAAATTTTCAGATTGGCTTTGCTTCAGAATTATCAGTCGGAAAGTCTGGTGTATAAAAAAATTGATGCCAATGGTTTTAATTGGGTCGGATTCTCAAAATTCATCAGCGGAGCGAATATTGAAAGCATTTTGGAAGAAATAAGCACTGCAGATCTGCATCTGACCCGAAACGGAAACCCTAAAATTGTATGGACGGATTTAGGAATAAAATTATCGAGACATATTCACAAGAATTCATAA
- a CDS encoding TetR/AcrR family transcriptional regulator, giving the protein MISKEENILFAAEILFAEKGFEGTSTREIAKAANVNISMISYYFGSKEKLYEKLVEYRMNEGQFFSKDIIERTDINDWEKVEKIVDQFANKVRHHKCFYRIMQREQLHAENPQIVEFLKETKMGFLTMYSKILESGLKKGIFTKNPPIYLLHSTVSGTLFYAFNAKEMYKEFLNDTNDEEVFDEKYYTELNTHIKYLLKDLLGYEENK; this is encoded by the coding sequence ATGATTTCAAAAGAAGAAAATATATTATTCGCCGCCGAGATACTTTTTGCTGAAAAAGGTTTTGAGGGAACTTCCACACGGGAGATCGCCAAAGCAGCGAATGTGAATATTTCTATGATCTCTTACTATTTTGGATCGAAAGAGAAGCTTTATGAAAAATTGGTTGAATATAGAATGAATGAAGGCCAGTTTTTCTCAAAAGATATTATTGAGAGAACGGATATTAATGACTGGGAGAAAGTAGAAAAAATCGTAGACCAATTTGCCAATAAGGTGAGACATCATAAATGTTTCTACAGAATCATGCAGAGAGAGCAGCTTCATGCAGAAAATCCTCAGATCGTGGAGTTTTTGAAGGAAACAAAAATGGGATTTCTTACCATGTATTCAAAAATATTGGAAAGTGGTTTAAAAAAAGGAATTTTCACCAAAAATCCTCCGATTTACTTGCTTCATTCAACCGTAAGCGGAACTTTATTTTATGCATTCAATGCAAAGGAGATGTATAAAGAATTCTTGAATGATACCAATGATGAAGAAGTTTTTGACGAAAAATATTACACAGAACTTAACACTCATATTAAATATTTACTAAAAGACCTTTTAGGTTATGAAGAGAATAAATAA
- a CDS encoding HlyD family secretion protein, which produces MENNNTQATEPKKKKSLVFPIILAVVLIGGGIYGYRAYTYGQYHEETDDAQIASNMAPVISKISGYVTEVKVKDNQFVKKGDTLVILDSRDQKMALEQAEAALSTAKSNISNAEATTTATSKNIGSSEAAVTTANAQIEAAKVNVWKTSQDLKRYANLVKDHSITEQQYEQALAAKQTADKQLQVLIDQRNQIAQQTNIASSQTAASSQQISVAGSVAKQREVDVENAKLNLSYTVIVAPEDGYVAKVPIQAGQYLQAGSQLFALVKNDQKWVVANFKETQVDKMVEGQKVKIEIDAFPDQEFEGVVSSFSPATGATFSILPPDNASGNFVKVVQRLPIKIDFVNLDKNIAKKLRTGMNVKAEVSLK; this is translated from the coding sequence ATGGAAAACAATAATACACAAGCGACTGAACCTAAAAAGAAAAAAAGTTTAGTTTTTCCTATAATTTTAGCTGTTGTTTTAATCGGAGGAGGAATCTATGGCTACAGAGCCTATACTTACGGGCAATACCACGAGGAAACCGACGATGCGCAAATTGCGTCCAACATGGCTCCGGTTATTTCTAAAATTTCAGGATACGTAACTGAAGTGAAAGTGAAGGATAACCAATTTGTAAAAAAAGGAGATACATTGGTTATTTTAGACAGCAGAGATCAGAAAATGGCTTTGGAACAAGCTGAGGCAGCTTTATCTACGGCGAAAAGCAATATTTCCAATGCCGAAGCTACAACGACTGCGACTTCAAAAAATATCGGTTCGTCTGAAGCGGCGGTAACTACTGCCAATGCACAGATCGAAGCCGCTAAAGTAAACGTCTGGAAAACTTCCCAGGATTTAAAAAGATACGCCAATCTTGTAAAAGATCACTCGATTACAGAGCAGCAATATGAGCAGGCTTTGGCAGCAAAACAAACGGCTGACAAACAATTACAGGTTTTAATCGATCAGAGAAATCAAATCGCTCAGCAAACGAATATCGCATCTTCTCAAACGGCTGCAAGTTCTCAGCAAATCAGTGTTGCCGGATCGGTAGCAAAACAGAGAGAAGTGGATGTTGAAAATGCAAAATTAAACTTGTCATACACGGTAATCGTGGCTCCTGAAGATGGATATGTTGCGAAAGTTCCTATCCAAGCGGGACAATATCTTCAGGCAGGGTCACAGCTATTTGCTTTGGTGAAAAACGACCAGAAATGGGTAGTGGCCAATTTCAAAGAAACTCAGGTAGATAAAATGGTGGAAGGCCAGAAAGTGAAAATCGAGATCGATGCTTTCCCTGACCAGGAATTTGAAGGAGTAGTAAGCTCATTCTCTCCGGCAACAGGTGCTACATTCTCCATTCTTCCTCCGGATAACGCAAGTGGTAACTTCGTAAAAGTGGTTCAGAGACTTCCTATCAAAATCGATTTTGTAAACCTTGACAAAAACATCGCGAAAAAGTTGAGAACAGGAATGAATGTGAAAGCAGAAGTTTCTTTGAAATAA
- a CDS encoding DHA2 family efflux MFS transporter permease subunit, which yields MQDSLVEYGARRVIITITAILCALLEIVDSTIVNVALNEMKGNLGATLSEVGWVITAYAIGNVIIVPMTSWLSQQFGRRNYFAASIIIFTVFSFLCGNATNIWELVFFRLMQGIGGGALLVTSQTIITESYPIEKRSMAQAIYGLGVIIGPTLGPPLGGYIVDNFSWPYIFYINIPIGIAATLMTLQFVRSPKYAEKRKVSDVDWIGIALLAITVGSLQFILERGHEEDWFASGMIVAFTVSAVLGFILFLWRELTFKYPIVELRVLKNGNLRIGTAMSFVLGFGLYGSTFIVPLYTQSILGWTALQSGALMIPAALTTAFMMPIIGRLLSKGAKQQILVALGLFVFFVYSFWGYKILTPDTSKEAFFWMLMVRGAGLGLLFIPITSLSLSTLKGQEIGQGAAFTGMMRQLGGSFGIAAITTFIANEGQKYRLNLISHLDENDFAVQQRLQALKGSFIAKGMTPDAAMNAAYKMLDLSVTKQATVLSYMDVFLYLGVIFLICIPFILFIKERKSKEKIDLSEAMH from the coding sequence ATGCAAGATTCATTAGTAGAATACGGAGCCCGAAGAGTAATCATCACGATTACGGCGATCCTTTGTGCCCTGCTTGAAATTGTGGACTCCACGATTGTAAACGTTGCCCTGAACGAGATGAAAGGTAACCTGGGAGCCACACTTTCTGAAGTTGGGTGGGTAATTACGGCTTATGCCATCGGGAATGTGATCATTGTTCCGATGACCAGCTGGCTGTCACAGCAGTTTGGACGTAGAAATTACTTCGCGGCTTCGATCATCATATTTACCGTATTTTCATTTCTATGCGGAAATGCAACAAACATCTGGGAACTCGTATTCTTCAGATTGATGCAGGGAATCGGAGGGGGAGCCTTACTGGTAACTTCACAGACGATCATTACGGAATCTTATCCGATTGAAAAAAGAAGTATGGCGCAGGCGATTTATGGTCTTGGGGTAATTATCGGTCCTACTTTGGGGCCACCTCTGGGAGGATATATCGTAGATAATTTCAGCTGGCCGTATATCTTCTATATTAATATTCCTATCGGGATTGCGGCGACTTTAATGACACTGCAGTTCGTAAGAAGTCCGAAATATGCCGAAAAACGAAAAGTTTCGGATGTCGACTGGATCGGGATTGCCTTATTGGCCATAACGGTAGGTTCTTTACAGTTTATTCTGGAAAGAGGGCATGAAGAAGACTGGTTTGCAAGCGGAATGATTGTAGCATTTACAGTGTCAGCAGTTTTAGGATTTATTTTATTCCTCTGGCGAGAGCTCACCTTCAAATATCCGATTGTAGAACTGCGGGTATTGAAAAACGGTAATTTGAGAATCGGTACTGCGATGTCTTTTGTGTTGGGATTCGGACTGTATGGTTCAACGTTTATCGTTCCTTTATATACACAAAGTATTTTAGGATGGACGGCGTTGCAGTCGGGAGCTTTGATGATTCCGGCAGCATTAACGACCGCTTTCATGATGCCGATTATCGGACGACTGCTTTCAAAAGGAGCAAAACAACAGATTCTGGTAGCTTTAGGACTCTTCGTTTTCTTTGTTTACAGTTTCTGGGGGTATAAAATTTTAACACCCGATACCAGTAAAGAAGCCTTTTTCTGGATGTTGATGGTAAGAGGAGCCGGTTTAGGACTTCTGTTTATTCCGATCACATCGTTGTCATTAAGTACTTTGAAAGGTCAGGAAATTGGTCAGGGCGCGGCTTTCACGGGGATGATGAGGCAGCTTGGCGGTTCTTTTGGGATTGCGGCGATCACTACATTTATTGCCAATGAAGGTCAGAAATACAGGCTTAATTTAATTTCTCACCTTGATGAAAATGATTTTGCGGTTCAGCAAAGATTGCAGGCTCTGAAAGGAAGCTTTATAGCAAAAGGAATGACTCCCGATGCAGCAATGAATGCCGCATACAAAATGCTCGATTTATCGGTAACGAAGCAGGCAACGGTACTTTCTTATATGGATGTTTTCCTTTATTTAGGTGTGATATTCTTAATATGTATTCCGTTTATCCTTTTTATTAAAGAAAGAAAAAGCAAAGAAAAAATAGATTTGAGTGAAGCAATGCACTAA